DNA from Balaenoptera acutorostrata chromosome 14, mBalAcu1.1, whole genome shotgun sequence:
AGCTCTGTCCCCACTAAACAATagctccctgtccccctcccccagcccctggcacccacccctccactttctgtctctgggaATTTGATTCCTCTAGGCGCCTCTCATACGCGGGATTGTATGGTATTTGTGCTTCTGTGATTGGTCCATCACTTAGCGTGATGTCTTCAAGGAACAGCTAACTTTTGGAGGCTGCTCCCCAGTTTACACAGAGTTTCACACACATTATCTCTCTTACTTGGCACAATTACTTTGTGAGGCAGGTTATTTTTACCCCATTAGAGCAGATGCTGTCAGGCAGCTACAGGGCCACCTGAGGTCACCTGCAAGCAGTGTGCTCACCTCAGGCCACACTGCACCTGGCACAGGGCAGGCCCAGAAGAGCTGGATGTTGTCACTCTGAAAGTGACCCTCGCCTATGAGGGGCAGGAGGTGGCGGCTCGGCACCACCTTCACCCCCaaggagggcagttctgaggtgAGTTACCTGTGTTCCCTCAGAGTGTCCCCACTGTCCTGGGCCCCTATACTCACTGAGTCATCCTATTTTGACCTCCTTGCTTCTGTCTGGATTCCTCACTCCCTCTCGTGCTCCCTGGGATGAGCTTCTACATATTTAGATTATAGGCACAAAAtccttgcctcaggctctgctttgggGGGAATTCCAACTAAATCATTGAGTATAGATAACGGAGTCAGAGAGGTTAATGTGTTGACTCTTGCACAGTTAGGAAATAGAGAGTCAGGCTTTAGTCCTGGTCTCCTCACCACAAGTGCAGTGTCCCCTACTTGTAAGACAAGGTCTCTGCCTCAAGTATTTAGTCTGATGTTGACATAGAGATTAGAAAGGCAGTGTTTGCCTGGAACTCTCTTGCCTACAGGGAGTGCCCTGGGGAACGAATGACCTCAACTGGGGCTCCTTGAAGAGAATCTAACCTCAGTTAGACTGCCTTGTAAAAATGTTGTACTCAGGGAAATGGTCCTATTTTCAGCAGGATATACCTGATCTGTCAAGATTGATTATTGTGAATAAATTTGGAATGTATagaccaataaggacctactgtatagcacagggaactctgcttgatattctgtaataacctaaatgggaaaaaaatttgaaaaagaatagatacatgtatatatataatatgaatcactttgctgtacacctgaaactaatacaatattattattcacctatactccaatataaaataaaaattttttttttaatttggaatatACAGGTTTATGGGGCAGAGAAGGGGAAGTGGTCACATACACATTTTCTATCTGTGTAAGTAACAGAGTATAAAGCAGAGGGGCCCCAAACCTAAATGTCTTCCTGCAAGAACCATATGTCTGTCTTCATCACTCAAAACTCATCAGTCAGTTGGAAACTAAAATATGTTCTGGTGTAGGAAAAGGTGATGTTTGGAGAACTGCATCTCAGTTTTGGGCTCCTCCAGGACAGAATGTTTCATTGGTGCCTGCCCTTGCCTGTATTACTTGAATCATCAGTTTTCTGTTGGGTAAGATCTATAATTCACATTGAATCTGCTTTGACAATTTAAACCTTTGTGTTACATGCATATGtacaccttttaaaataataattagtgaAGAGGATCTCTGTATCCAAGAATGACTAGTTTTAAAAACgttctttaaaaagtttcttaaaaaggAAACTTGTTAAAATGAAGACCAAAATCTCACAGTAAatcctgaaaaaaagaaaaagccgagtacattattttgaaaagtaaaattaaaattatgaaaaaaatttttattttgttttttatcaaaACTTATTGTAATGTTGTACAttactaaaactaatacaatgttttaggtcaattatatctcaataaaacagggGGAATATCTGTAATATCAACCACATGTTGATTTGGGGTCTTTTGGAAAAGCTCATTCTCAGGAGCTTTTTCCCTCAGAACACAGTTGCCATGTTGTAAGAAACTCTAGCCACATCAAGAGACCACGTGTGGGAGCTCTGGACGGCCTCTTCAGCTGAGCCCACAGCGGCCCGCCCATCAACCATGTGAGTGCGCCATCTTGGATTCCTTCCCAGTCCAGCCTTCAGACCCTTGCAGCCTCAGCCAACATCTGACAGCAGCTACAAGAGACCCCAAATGAGAAGCACCCAGCTGAGCTCAATGATCCCACAGAACCTTGAGAAATGACAGTATCTTCTTGTTGTCAGCTGCAAAAAAGAGCTAATGATACAATACCATGATATGATGTCCTTTACTTCATGGTTATTTTTGCTGAGTGTTGAGAAATGGCTAATTTTTGCAAAAATACCTGAGGACTTCATCAGTTTTCCCAAGACCCTTCCTTAAATGTTTCACATTAAAACCCTTCTTTTGGGAAGCTCTCATCTCATCactatccttatttattttcctctgattCAACTGCTATGAGGTCTAACTCTGCTCCCTGCTCTCTTGTCAATAGTTGGCAGTGTTATTACCTCTACTTCTCTTACCAGCTCCACAGAACCCCAAATACCTTGCAGGATCGCCAATTTAACTTTGCAGTCAGTTTGCATGGTGTTTGCATTGACTGTCAACTGTCATGAGACTGATTCACAAAAATGTTGGTGAGGCAGGGGGAGAGAGACCCGCATTCCAAGCAGAGAGGGAGGCTTGGTGGCAACCAGTTTTATAAATGACACATTTGGTTATCAGTGTTTTCCTGTTTTGAGGATTTTTACTCTCAACACGACTTTGTAATGTTAGGGAgtcaaatgtgaaataaaaagaaaagaagcttcCTGTATGTGTTATCAAGAGATCAggtacgggcttccctggtggcgcagtggttgagaatctgcctgccaatgcaggggacacgggttcgagccctggtctgggaagatcccacatgccacagagcaactgggcccgtgagccacaattactgagcctgcgcgtctggagcctgtgctccgcaacaagagaggccgcgatagtgagaggcccgcgcaccgcgatgaagagtggcccccgcttgccacaactagagaaagccctcgcacagaaacgaagacccaacacagccaaaaaaaaaaaaaaaaagtaggggctGAGCCtaatctatattaaaaaaaaaaaaaaagagatcaggtACGTTACGGCTCCTCCCCCTGCTTTCTGCAGCCCTGCAGAAAGGTGTGTGGGTTCACCTCAGCCAGGAGCTTGGTGAGCGCCCCCAGAGTGAGACGGGGAGAAACCTGTGTGCAGAGAGATGCGGCTGGATCAGAAGGTGTGATGTTGGTAAGACGTGGAAGGCTTCTGTTCTTGGTGAAGGGAAGCAAGGCATCAGCTGAGAGTGAGGGCAGgaagaagacacaggaagaaagACTAGGAAAGAGAAGGTGTGAAATGGTCACCCAGGAAGTCAGGTTCCAGGCAGGCGCAGCCAAGTGGCTGATGCCGGAGCTGGATGTGGATGAATAAGTGGAGTTTGCCAGATTAAATAGTGCGGGAGGGCCATCTCAGCAAAGGGAATAGCATCGCTTGGGTGACAGGGTGACTAGGGTGTCACCCTGAGAGGGGAATACAGGAGGAATGGTGGGGACGGCACAGGCTGCATTTGAGGTGTCGCAGGGCATCAAGTTCAAGTGTCCTTTAGTGGCTGAATGAATGTACAGGACTAGAGCCCAGTGAAGAGTCTTGTCAGTCAGTGCTGAGTTGAGGGTCATGACTACGTGAGCGATTGTGGATCAGGCCCCAGGGAGATCGTGCagagggggaagggcagaggcCCAGGTACTGAATCCCGGGCAACACAGACACATTTAAGGGAGGAGcaggataaacagcaaggacctactgtacagcacagggaactctatccaatgtcctgtaataaaccataatggagaagaatatgaaaaagaatacatatatgtatgtgtgtataactgaatctctttgctgtacaacagaaactaacacaacattgtaaatcaactcgactccaatacaaaataaataaataaaggaggagCAGAGGAAGAGCAATGACAGAGGTGCGATGACTCGGAATGGGAAAGATTGGATTAAAATGAGAGCTGGAAAGGAGAGTGACTAACTAGAATCCGAGAAAAGAGAGATTCGCAGGAAGAGGATGGTCAGCGTGTCAGATGCCACACACGGTATGAGTAGAAGAGAACCCACCAGCTGAGCAACGTGGAAGGCACTCAGTTCCTCGCTGGGCCAATTACAATGTGGTGGGAAGGTCCGGAGTCAGCCTGCCGGGGGTGGAGGGGGTTGGTAAGGAGAAAGCACAGAGCATGAGCGTGCAAGGGCCTTTCCAGAAGGTTGTCTgtgaagggaaggagagatggCAGAGGAGCTGAACAGGAGTGTGGAGAACGGCTTTCCTGTTTGAACTATTGGTTTGTGTGAAGATGCAAGCGATGGAGCCCACGTGTTTGCGGGAGAAaaggagcccagagaggggagcaGTGGATTCCAGCTGCGCTTCCAGGGACCTGACCTTCTAGGTGCACAGACAAGGGAGCTGACCCTCTAGGTGCACAAACAAGGGAGCTGACCCTCTAGGTGCACAGACAAGGGAGCTGACCTTCTAGAGGCACAGACAAGGGAGCTGACCTTCTAGAGGCACAGACGAGCCAATCGACGTGTGACACAGTGATGATCATGAGTGCTGAGGAGAACCGGGGAGGAGAAGCGAGGGGGCAGGGGCTGTTGTCGGGTGGCAGAGAGCCCCCTGCTGAGGTGACATCTGACCAGAGCctgagggaagagggggagagagacctGTGGGGAAGCATCCCAGGTAGAAGGAACATTGAAGCGGAAAGCCCAGGAATAGGAGTGCACTTGGCATTTCCAAAGGATCTCGAGGAGGTAGGAGGGGCGGGAGAAGTGAGCCACGCGAGCCCGGGAGAGTCAGACGGGGACCAGGTCACAGAGAACCTTGTGGACCACTTCAAAAACTTggtttttcacttaaaaaaaaaaaaacccactttgggacttccctggtggtccagtggttgggactctgtgcttccactgcaggggacgtgggttcaatccctgatcagggagctaagaCCCCATATGTCACGCTGTGcagccaaaggaaaagaaaaccacttTGGTTGTTAATATAAGCGTAGGATTATTGTCTGGGAGGCTGCTGGACAGGAAaatttggaagagaagaaaaatcttcATAGTGGAGACGAAGAGGAAAGGAATGGTGAAGATTGGGGTCCTCCTAGATGGAGGGGGATCTGAGAGTCATTGCCTAATGGTTTGACTCTTGTTTTTTTCAGTCATCTATGACTGAAGGTAGTGAAGAGAGAGTGACAGTGAGGGGAAAGGTTCCAGACAGAGAGATTTCAGAGAGAGAGGGGGTTTGGAAGAGCTGCCCAGGTTATGGAGGAAAAGTTCGTGGGGCCCTGATGAGAGGCCAGCCTGCTAGGACCGCACCTTGCCTGGAGCCCTAATCAGACCACGGGGAGGGTTCTCTGCCCACTCAGCAGCCTGGGTGAGACGGAGAACGAGGGGGACACGGTGAGAGTGACTGGACCAGGGCCACCAGAGGTCTCCCAGACGGGGTGAGAGATGACGCAGAGGGGCTCACAGACAGGGCAGATGTCATGGCCAGAGACAAGTGGTCTCAGCGGTGTAGAAATTTCCTGGTTTCTAAGAGTATTTAAGTTCCTCTTTGAGACCAAGATCCCTTTGAGATGAGATGAGGTTGATCCCTTTTTCACTAACCCAGAGGCAGCGCGGCATCAGGGCAGACGATGGTGAACAGAGGAGAGTGATTCTGATCTCCATATTCTGTTCTTTCCCAGCGAAGATGCTCTGTTTTCAATCAAAAACAAGATCATCCTAAATGTCACTGCTCCACACCCATCTGGGCTCCTGAAAGCAAGCTGCCTTGTTTCTGAATCAGATGTCATCACCCACTGAAAAGCCTCCTGCCTCCAAGTTTGGCTGGGTGGGAAAGCCTTGCACATCGCTCCCAACGAGGCTGGCCCCATGGTTACAGGCGACCGTTTCCTGCAAAGGAAGAGGACGGAGCAGAAACAGGTAGTAACAGAGAACCATTTCATCACAGCTTCTCTGAACCTTCGGAGACCCacagttatataaatattaatgagCTGATTTATGGGTGTGAACATTTTACTCCCCCAGAGCCACATGAAGCATTGCCATTTTCGTGGGGCGTCCAGAAGGGGCAGCAGGAAACCAAACACAGCAACGTAGTCTATAAGCTACGACGGATTTCCCAGCTAGAACCCGGGACATTGTGCCTGAAGGTACAGACACAAGTCACGGCAGGCAAGCAGCAGGGCACTGAGATGCCAATGAAATCCTGCAAAGATCCGTCTTGGGAGAAATGTCCGGGTTCCCTCCGAGATATGGCCACACTCTCCTCAGACCCTGCTGCTAAGCCTCCTTCCAAGAATGACAGAAGAATATGCTCAGGACCCTGCACCTGCCTGCAGGAGGGAACTTTGTGGCTATAAATACATCACCCACTTCATGGGGGCACGGCGGGGCAGGGGGAGTGGAGAGGTTCCAAAAGCACAATCACCCTCATGAACTCGTGAAGTAAGTTTCATTCATAAACATTTACATCCAGCAAAAGATTTCAAAACAGACTTTCTTTACATCAAGCATTCCCACAGAGGGAAGGGAAGCCGTGAGAAATTCCTCTACTGGTAGCCAAACGTTTTCCCTCACAACAGGAAATGATGCTCTAACACGTGATGGTTGGGGGGTTATAACATCTGCAGATGTTTTCTGTAGAAGTGTTGTCGCATGAAAAGTTCTCATGTAGCAAACAGAAAGAAcattcaacatttaaaaacatgtaacAATGTTTGTACACCATAGAGTTGtgcatacacgtgtgtgtgtgtgtgtatgcatgtctgtgtttgtgtgtgtctgtgctttacagaacagaaatgtgTATTTCTTCTTCTACTTAAAGGCATCAGAAAGACTGAGGTTTCTTAACATTGAGGTGTGCCAGATGCTTTGCATACCTCATGTTCTCGTTTCATCCTCACCACAAGCCCGGGAGGTATGGACTATTACTGTTACCATTTTATACTGAGGAAATGAGGTCCCTGGGGGTTAAACCTGAGGTCACACCAGCAGCAAAGGACAGAGTCAGCCTGACTCCTCCAAAACCCATGTTCTTCCCACTATATGGCTTCACCTTCTCAAGGTCCATCAAATACTTGTACCCTTTCCTGTACACATATGTAAACGTTCCTGCTGGAGTAATTTTTATAGTTCATGGGAAAATGCTGCCAGGAGAGCTGAAGAGGAACAGAAGGAGATTTTTGAAAGCTACAGAAAGGATAGAGTTCCAACACGTATTTAGGCATTTCCAGAAGGTACAGCGCAAGAGTACAGTCTCAGCATTAATTAGCATCTCATGCATATGGGGTAAGGTGTCCTTCTATATCGTATTTAGGAGATATTCAGTTGCATCCCAAGCACAAACTATAGCTCATCTGCGTCCTACTGTTTTTGTCCACAATTTCCTCCACCTGTCAGACGACAGTCTCAGTTTCAGTGGTGGTGGTGTGGTCTTCCGGGCGCCTGGGTTGCATCTCATCTTTGAAAGCTCTGGTCAGAACCACTTTTAAAGACTCCTTGAACCGCTTCTTCCTGCTGCTGCCCACGAAGAAGTAAATAAAAGGGTTGGCGCTGCTACTGATtgtagagaagagaagagaaatgtgGTGCAAGTTCCTGAACGTCGACCAATACTCATAATAGAGCAGGTAGAGGAGCCTCATGGGCATGGCGAAGATGAAGAATATGATGATGGTGACCGAGATGACAAGGTACAGCTTCGAGGAATGGGACGCCCATGCATTCTTCCGAATCTTCACTACCAAGATGGTGCTGGATGCCACCATAAGTGGAGTGAAGACCAGGAAGCTCAGAATGGCTATGAAGATGATCACCGCCCTGCAGTCACTTCGGGAGTGAGTCTGTCCTTCACTGTCAATGCACATGACGTATTCCATGGTGGTCACTAAGCAGGAAAGTGCCCACAGGAGGGCACAGACGAATGCTGACTGGTGCTTGGGGCGATGGCAGCGGTACCAGATGGGGTACAGGACGGACAGGCACCTCTCCACACTGATGGCTGTCAGCAGATACAGACCCGTGTTGTAGCCAAAGAGAAATGTCACCGACAATGTGACAATTGTGTAGTAATAGCCGGAAGAGAGCTCGTAATCTAAAGCATAGTCGACAGAcagaataaagatgcaaaagagTAAGGAGATGTCCGCAATAGACAAGTGGGTGATGTAGACGGTGAAGGGGTTTCTTCTCATCCGGAAGCAGAGGAACCAGAGGAGAATTCCATTCTCAACAAAGCCCAGTGGGGAGATGCTCATGATCACCCAGTGCACGATGGGAATTTCCCGACGCGGGTCTGCTACTGAGGTGTTCCCGCTGGTTGAGGCGTTCGAGGACTCCTCAGCAACAAATGATGTCCTGTTTGCCTCATCCATGAGGGGACCTCAGCCTGGGCTCTTCAGGTATTCTTCTGTaaataagtttaagaaaaaatCAAGGTTGATGAATTGCAGTAAAAGGGAGACTTCAGCTACGGATTATAACCTTCAAGTTATACAAAAAGTGTTTATTAGACTGTACAATTCTCTTTCCAACGAAGATAAAATTAGACATTTCACTGAGAGGGAACTGATTTAATAATCTTTTTTGATCCCCCCGATAGCCTTTGATTCTGTATTACTACTTGCTTGTGGTTCAGCACCAAAGGGGATCCGCCAAAACAAGAGGATCAAATTCCTGGTGTCCATATCTGGTCTGCCCGAGCTTTCTGAATGGTGTTTTGAAAACCATCTCATCTTCTGGGCCTTCATCTCCTGGTCTGAGAGACCAGGTTCATCACATTAAAATGGGATGACAAAATACATCTTTGGGCAATGCTGTTGTTGTCACTTTTTAATGCATAAAGTGCCATAAATGATGGGTGATTGAGAGGGTACCAGTATTTTCAAAAAAGTGTGAACAATTAGAAGGTATGTGTTTTATGTGGTTCAATAGGGTACCAATATTCAATATGGGAAAAGTATGTTCAATAGGGTACCAATATTTTCAAAAGTGTGAACAATTAGAAGGTATGTGTTTTACGTGGTCTCAATATCTGTGACGAAGCTGTGCACCTATTCAGACCAGGTATGCCCTGCAAACCATCCCTGGGGAACAGATGGTGCGTTTCAACAAGATGTATTCATATCCTCGTGCTCCATAGTCCAGACCATGTGGCAAAACACTACTGACAGATACCAAACAAAGCACTAACCCAAAACcaataaaaatgctaaatatttgAGACTGCAAAGCAAAGATTATCAGCAACTTTCCCTCACACTTTAGGAATTGCTAAATAAACATATGCACGGCTCCCACCCTCTTCCTATTATATAACAAATATACTTAAGCCACTTCCACCACTGGGGAATGGAAAAGGGAGGTGCCCACAGAGGTCATCTCCTTTGTTCCAACTCATGAcgtccttggtttttttttttttttttttttggtggtggtaaAACATTGTTCTTTGCTTTTGGTCCTTCCAAAACAGGGTCCTATATGTGCAAAATAATTAACCTCTAGAAAGTTAATTTGTAGATAGATGCCTTTTCTGAAAGCGCTCACGTGAGGCAGAACCGTACATAGACGTGATATTGTGTGAGCAGGTGGGCTGGTGAAAAGGCTAGTTTCCTCTCCGGTGTTTGATCCAGGAGCCCACAGAGGTCCCTGGCTGCATGGTCCTGAGACCCCTCTCCCCACTAACCCTTCCCTCAGCTGTTCTGATGACATCCTGGAAATTATTTTTACTGGAGCAGATTCTCCTTTTGTTTCATAATTAGATAAGATATAGACCCCAGTACCCTTAGGAGCCAAACACAAGGACCGAAATTCACAATTCCATGGCATGGCTGACCAAAGAGCTGCTGTACAGACCAGGCTTTATTTGAAGTTTGTAGGTAAGATAGCCATAGTCCCCAAGTTCATCCACCAAATATTTTTCAGTGCCAACTTCAGGCCAGGCACTGTTTCAGGCACTGGGCTACAGCCATGAATGAAACAGACAAAGCATCAACCTCTTGGAGTTTATATTCCAGTGGGGAGGCAGTCAATAACCAATAACTAATAACGACAGCAACAAACAAATAGATGTCAGATCGTAATAAGCACCACAGAGAAAAGTAAAGCACAGAGCACGGCGCAGACCAGAGTGTGGTTTTGGAGACAGTGAGACATGGTTGGATTCTGGATGCAATTTGAATTGCTAACAGGTGAGATATGAGTTAttgaaggaaaagggaagagtttGTAGccacttgctgaatggataacgTGCAGGGGGAGCAGTTTGGGAGGGGCCATACGGAGCTTGGGAAGCTCATGCAACAGCCAAACAGAGCTGTCTCAGAGCATGTCGGGAGCTGGAGTGTGGGAGCAGAGGTAGGCTGTGTGCAAACAGGtgaaatgttactcagccataaaaaggaacgaaacggtgccatttgcagagatgtggatggacctagagacagtcttacagagtgaagtaagtcagaaagagaaaaacaaatatcgtataatatcgcttatatgtggaatctagaaaaatggtacaggtgaccTTATTTGCgaaggagaaatagagacacagatgtagagaacaaaagtatgggtaccaaggggggaggggggtgggatgaactgggagattgggattgacatgtatacactactatgtataaaatagataactaatgagaacctactgtatagcacagggaactcgatgctctgtggtgacctaaatgggaaggaaatccaaaaaagaggggatatacatataagtatagctgattcactttgctgtacagcagaaactaacacaacattgtaaagcaactatactccaataaaaatgttacaaataaataaagatcatcatgcacagacacacacacacacaaacgagGTGAAACGTAAAATCATGAGGCTAGATGAGATAATCTATGAAATATGGGTcattaaaaaggagaagaagtCCAAGGACTGAGCCTTGGAGCATTTCAAAGTTTAGAGCTTGGGGGAATGAAGAGAAGGAAGCAAAAGTAACTGAGAAGCTAGGAGCATAATTTATTCATGGGaacaggagggaaggcagagtaTGTGGTTTAAGATGCAGCCAGGTGGGTCGAGTGAAGAGGGAGTGTTACAAGTTGGAAGAAGTTCTCTTCTGAATGTGCAGTATCTCTTTTTTCAGCAAAGTCAGGAGCAAGGTCATCCGCTAAGAGTGAGGAGATGTTAAGGGTTTAAGGAGAGAGGGCAAGAAGTGAAGTAATTAGgtgaaagagggaaaggactgggTAAATATACAAAGAGCAAGATTTCCGGGCAAACCTTAGAGCTTGCCTGGATTAGTGCTCATGAATTTAAAGAGAGATGATTGGCATGATGTGTGCTTTTCTCCAGCTGGCTCAGCTGTCCAGGTGTGAGTGTGCAGAAAGAGGAGAGATGGATTTAACCAGGATTGGGGTACTACCAGGCTGGTGCAATGGAAAGTGGGGGACACATTATAGCACATAGAAAGTGGGGGACACACTACAGCACATAGACTACAGAATTCAATAGGGTTAGGAGAAAAGTGAGGCCAGGAGAGAGGTGACAGAGGGTGAACAGGAAATAGGAGCCCTTGACTGTAGATCCCAGCAGTGTCAGAGAACTAACTGCTGAAGTCCAAGTACTAAAGGTAGAGAACTGGAAAATAGGAGGTGGAGGTTGAACAGTCAGATGCTTGAAGCTGAGATTGCAGTGGTGTGGTTTGGGGGTTACTGGTATTGATAAATGTAGCACATGACCATGGGAATGAATGGCTGAGGGAGAGTGGAGGACAAGATCCTTTGAGGTGAGATCAGGACCTGGAGCCAGGGTGTTGGAAGAATTGTCTACATGGACATTGAAATCACTGGGAAATAGGCTAGAATACAGGAATATCATTAGAAAAAACTGGCTGTGAGCCAGGTGCTAAATCCTTAAGGAATTTGGAAGAGCGGCCCAGAGGTCTGTAGACAGTCACAGCAAGGAGGGTGGTAAGTAACATAGGTGGATGGTATGCACTTTAGAGCTGGgtgttttgttggtggtggtggtgatggtgtttcTGGGGGAGAgaagaagcaaacagaaaaaccTGAAACACAAAAATGGTAGAGGGTATGAAGGGTCTAGATCAGTGTTGTCCAACAGAAATGTAATGTGAGCCATGTGTGTAATTTAAGGTTTTCTGCGAGCCACACACAAAAACGTAAAAAGAAACAtgtgaaatgaattttaatagcatattttatttaatccaatgtgttcaaaatatcatttcaatgtGTAATcgatataaaaaatattaatgagcTACTTTAGCTTCTTTTTTTCACAGTAAGCCTTCAAAATGCAGTGTGTATTTTATTCTCATAGAGCATCATGCTTCAGACCAGCAACACTTCACATGTGCACTGGCCACACatggccagtggctaccatattggatggcGCAGATCTAGGGCCATCACAAAACCAAAATAGCTTACATGAGGGagtaaaatgttttcatcttttaatAACAAACCTAAATCAAAgaatagaaatgtaaaatcaGGACCTaataagaatatttaagaaaaggTACAAGAACATCTTTCTGACTCAGTTCACAGTCTGGAATCCCTCACAGACCACAGCATCATTCAGCTTTTAGTTTCTCATTATATGCAAGAGAGCTCTCGTGTGCTCCTCAAAAAAATCAGTCAggaattaatacacagaaatctcttgcattcttatacactaatgatgaaaaatctgaaagagaaattaaggaaacactcccatttaccactgcaagaaaaagaataaaatacctaggaataaacctacctaaggagacaaaagacctgtatgcagaaaactataagacactgatgaaagaaattaaagacaatacaaacagatggagagatataccatgttcatggattggaagaatcaacattgtgaaaatgattatactacccaaagcaatctacagattcaacacaatccctatcaaactaccaatggcatttttcacagaactagaacaaaaaatttcacaatttgtatggaaacacaaaagaccccgaatagccaaagcaatcttgagaaagaaaaacggagctgaaggaatcaggctcctggacttcagactatactacaa
Protein-coding regions in this window:
- the MAS1 gene encoding proto-oncogene Mas, with translation MDEANRTSFVAEESSNASTSGNTSVADPRREIPIVHWVIMSISPLGFVENGILLWFLCFRMRRNPFTVYITHLSIADISLLFCIFILSVDYALDYELSSGYYYTIVTLSVTFLFGYNTGLYLLTAISVERCLSVLYPIWYRCHRPKHQSAFVCALLWALSCLVTTMEYVMCIDSEGQTHSRSDCRAVIIFIAILSFLVFTPLMVASSTILVVKIRKNAWASHSSKLYLVISVTIIIFFIFAMPMRLLYLLYYEYWSTFRNLHHISLLFSTISSSANPFIYFFVGSSRKKRFKESLKVVLTRAFKDEMQPRRPEDHTTTTETETVV